In Gossypium hirsutum isolate 1008001.06 chromosome D01, Gossypium_hirsutum_v2.1, whole genome shotgun sequence, the genomic window GTTATAAAACCTGAAatggttttttatgatttctggTTTTGGATCCCAGACTTGGCTCGCCAGCTTGGGATCCTCCCCATATTCTATGTAGTGGTTTCCTCAATGTCGATGGGGTTAAACACCAAGGCACTAACCAAAGAAATGACTGTAGAAGAGGTGATGGAATTGCCTCCTGGTTACCCTCTTTCCACAGTGAAACTCAAACCTGAAGAGGCTGCTGCAATGTTGTTTGAGGCTGAGGATTTCGGAAGTGGACTGTCGTTTCGGGAACGGATAAGGACTGCTGTGAAAGGAAGTGATGCCATTGCCTTCAGGACTTGCAGTGAAATCGAGGAACCATTTTGTGACTTTGTCGCTGAAGGATTTGGGAAGCCTGTTTTGTTGTCAGGGCCTTGTTTGCCTGAAACGAATACCCAACAGCTTGATGAGGAATGGGTTAGTTGGTTGAGCCAGTTCCAGCCAGGGTCTGTTGTGTTTTGCTCATTTGGAAGCCAGAGTGTGTTGCAGAAGGATGAGTTCCAGGAGTTGGTGCTTGGGTTTGAGCTATGTGGGCTACCATTTTTGGTAGCTTTAAAGCCACCCCAAGGATTCTCGACTGTTGAAGAAGCACTGCCGGAGGGGTTTCAAGATAGGGTTGGAGGAAGAGGGTTGGTGTAtggaggttgggttccacaagaGCAGCTATTGCACCACCCTAACATCGGGTGTTTCGTTAACCACTGTGGGTATGGAACAATGTGGGAGTTTTTGCTTAGTGACTGCCAAATCGTGTTGATACCTGAAATTGGGGATCAAATTTTGAACACTAGATTAATGGTGAATGAACTCAAGATTGGAGTTGAAGTGGAGAGAGGTAAAAACAGGGAGGTTTCAAAGGAATCATTGAGTGAAGCCATCAAGTTTGTGATGGACAAGGACAATGAAACAGCTAATATGATGAAGAGAAACCATGCTAAGCTGAAGCAAATACTATCTAATGGGGATCTTCAAGAAGGATATATCAACAATTTCATCAAAGCTCTACAAGATCTTGTCAAATAGAGAGTCCAAGTTGCAAAACAAGAAGAATATATCCATTTCATTATTTGGAATGAATTGAAGAGTAGTCCTTGCAGGTTAGATCTCAAAAGGATTTGGTCAAGGTTCTTTCACCATGTTAAACGGCATCTAATGATGCTGCTCATTTTCTAGCCAAAAATGGACTGAATAGTAATACTGCCACTATGTGGGTGGAAGATTACCCACCCTTTCTTCATCTTTATGTCATCACTGATGCTATGAAAATGTTCAATTTCAACAACAATAGCAAAAAAGTCATCCAATAGGCTAATGTAATTTGGAATGAATGTTGTTCCTAATCTA contains:
- the LOC107939177 gene encoding UDP-glycosyltransferase 79B6 — encoded protein: MSKSGHSKLHIAMFPWVAYGHFIPFLHLSNKLAHKGHQISFFVPKGVQPKLENLNQYPNLIRFFPLHIPHVDGLPPGAETTSVVPMNQQKYLAFAVDQTRDQVEGILKVIKPEMVFYDFWFWIPDLARQLGILPIFYVVVSSMSMGLNTKALTKEMTVEEVMELPPGYPLSTVKLKPEEAAAMLFEAEDFGSGLSFRERIRTAVKGSDAIAFRTCSEIEEPFCDFVAEGFGKPVLLSGPCLPETNTQQLDEEWVSWLSQFQPGSVVFCSFGSQSVLQKDEFQELVLGFELCGLPFLVALKPPQGFSTVEEALPEGFQDRVGGRGLVYGGWVPQEQLLHHPNIGCFVNHCGYGTMWEFLLSDCQIVLIPEIGDQILNTRLMVNELKIGVEVERGKNREVSKESLSEAIKFVMDKDNETANMMKRNHAKLKQILSNGDLQEGYINNFIKALQDLVK